The uncultured Cohaesibacter sp. genome window below encodes:
- the lysA gene encoding diaminopimelate decarboxylase yields MHYFDYVDGVMHAEGVPLTEIAKEVGTPFYVYSTATLERHYKVFSQAFGDVDSLLCYAMKANSNQAVLKVLARLGAGADVVSEGEMRRALAAGIPASKILFSGVGKTRRELTFALEQDILCFNVESEPELEHLSRIATELGKEARISLRINPDVDAKTHAKIATGKSENKFGIPWKRAREVYKHAQSLPGIKVTGIDMHIGSQITHLEPFDKAFARLEELVTQLREDGIAIDHVDLGGGLGIPYQTTQTPPPLPRDYAEMVKKHIKNLDCKVYYEPGRLIAGNAGVLVTEVIYRKKGEGKTFVIVDGAMNDLIRPTLYEAWHDALPVREPSYDTPVSTVDIVGPVCETGDFLAQDRPLPKMDSGDLIAIMSAGAYGAVQSCTYNSRLLVPEVLVSGDKWQVIRARKSYDDLIALDTVPDWLAD; encoded by the coding sequence ATGCACTATTTCGATTATGTCGACGGCGTCATGCATGCTGAAGGCGTTCCCCTCACGGAAATCGCCAAAGAGGTCGGCACCCCGTTTTATGTCTACTCCACGGCAACACTGGAACGTCACTACAAGGTGTTCTCCCAGGCATTCGGTGATGTCGATTCCCTGCTTTGCTACGCCATGAAGGCCAACTCCAATCAGGCGGTCCTCAAGGTTCTGGCTCGCTTGGGGGCTGGCGCCGACGTTGTCTCCGAAGGAGAAATGCGCCGAGCGCTGGCCGCTGGCATTCCGGCCTCGAAGATCCTTTTCTCCGGCGTTGGCAAGACCCGCCGCGAGCTGACCTTTGCTCTGGAACAGGATATTCTCTGCTTCAACGTTGAATCCGAACCGGAACTGGAGCATCTGAGCCGCATCGCCACCGAGCTCGGCAAGGAAGCGCGGATTTCCCTCCGGATCAACCCGGACGTCGACGCCAAGACCCACGCCAAGATCGCCACAGGCAAGTCGGAGAACAAATTCGGCATTCCCTGGAAGCGGGCCCGCGAGGTCTACAAGCATGCCCAGAGTCTTCCGGGCATCAAGGTGACCGGCATCGACATGCATATCGGCAGCCAGATCACCCATCTGGAGCCGTTCGACAAGGCCTTTGCCCGTCTTGAGGAGCTGGTCACGCAGTTGCGCGAAGACGGCATCGCCATCGACCATGTGGATCTGGGGGGCGGTCTGGGCATTCCCTACCAGACGACCCAAACCCCACCGCCGCTGCCGCGCGACTATGCCGAAATGGTCAAGAAGCATATCAAGAATCTCGACTGCAAGGTCTATTACGAGCCCGGCCGCCTGATTGCTGGCAACGCCGGCGTGCTGGTAACCGAGGTCATCTATCGCAAGAAAGGCGAGGGCAAGACCTTCGTCATCGTTGACGGAGCCATGAACGACCTCATCAGACCAACCCTCTATGAAGCCTGGCACGACGCCCTGCCAGTCCGGGAACCATCCTACGACACGCCGGTCTCCACCGTGGATATTGTCGGCCCGGTTTGTGAAACCGGCGATTTCCTGGCACAGGATCGTCCGTTGCCCAAAATGGACTCCGGCGACCTCATCGCCATCATGTCGGCAGGCGCCTACGGTGCCGTCCAGTCCTGCACATACAACAGCCGCCTGCTCGTGCCAGAGGTGTTGGTCAGTGGTGACAAATGGCAGGTGATCCGTGCCCGCAAGAGCTATGACGACCTGATCGCTCTGGACACCGTGCCCGACTGGCTTGCAGACTGA